Below is a genomic region from Fusobacterium canifelinum.
TTGCCATAATTTTAATTTCATCATACTCATAGATAAAAATATAGCAAGTGATATCTCACCAAAAATATGTATTTCAGAATACTTAATTGGATATAGCCTATCAAAATTTTTTATATTCACAATAAAAGCTGAAGCCAACATGCCTCCCACAGAAGCTGGAAAAGTAAGTCCTGTTTTTCCTAATAACATAGAAATGATTGTTCCCAAAGCCATAGCCAATAATAACAAAAATATAGCTTGCTCAAATCCTTTTGCTGATAATTTATTTTCTGTTTCTTCATTTATATTAGTATTGACCTTTTGATTATGATTTACTTTATTATTTTTAATACTTTTTTCTACCAAATACCTTCCTAGTGGTCCTCCTGTTAAAGAGCCAGCTACTAATCCAAATGTAGCTGCAGCTAATGTAATGGTGTTTGCAGCACTTAAACCTAAATTTTCTAAAGGAACTGCAAATACTGCTGATGTTCCATGACCTCCAGTCATAGGAATAGAACCTGTTGCTATTCCTATCAATGGATTTATTCCTAAAATTTTACAAATTATAACTCCTATCCCATTTTGTAATACAACAAGAATACTAGAAACTATAAGCAACTTTATTGTTTTTATTCCACCCTTTTTCAAAAGAGATATACTTGCTGTAAAACCAATACTTGTATAAAATGCCAACATAAAAAAGTCACTCAATGTAAAATCAAATTTTATT
It encodes:
- the gltS gene encoding sodium/glutamate symporter; protein product: MKLELTMFNTTAIAILILFLGSYVKSKIEILRKFCIPVPVVGGLIFTIFTLIGYTTNIFSIKFDFTLSDFFMLAFYTSIGFTASISLLKKGGIKTIKLLIVSSILVVLQNGIGVIICKILGINPLIGIATGSIPMTGGHGTSAVFAVPLENLGLSAANTITLAAATFGLVAGSLTGGPLGRYLVEKSIKNNKVNHNQKVNTNINEETENKLSAKGFEQAIFLLLLAMALGTIISMLLGKTGLTFPASVGGMLASAFIVNIKNFDRLYPIKYSEIHIFGEISLAIFLSMSMMKLKLWQIIDLAGPMLILLFAQVILIIIFIIFIAFPVMGKDYEAAVTCSGFCGYGLGAVPTGVANMDTLTEKYYPAPESFFIVPLVGSLFINIVNTFIITFFMNVV